In Trichoderma atroviride chromosome 2, complete sequence, one DNA window encodes the following:
- a CDS encoding uncharacterized protein (EggNog:ENOG41) produces MEQQQGRHLSGNHLHDNHLHNNHFHDNNTIHQGDVVHNHWSREQEDAKAQCLSDLRITDPRDDKLRIESTKGGLLEGSYSWIFEHSDFQQWHDNKDRPLLWIKGDPGKGKTMLLCGIINQLSKQRSPKTLITYSFCQADDSDTNSATAVLRRLIYLAIDEQPQLISHIQSQYRHGKKTIFEDINAWTALSKIFSAILNDTSLDQSFVIIDALDECATDLWKLLDFINTKSTLFPQVKWVVSSRNWPEIEESFNSSANQQTRLCLELNDKSITTAVDIYIKHQVERLKLRKKISKEIQRTLLHELSTKSNNTFLWVSLVCQNLEKPNSLDILEKLDEFPPGLDSVYERMIKQINDLGGINTKYCFQTLGIILLVYRPITLVELGCLFKRNDGNPATAELISNMIALCGSFLTIREGKVYIIHQSAKDYLIAAASTGSQLSYADIHNIIFEQSIKAMSVILKRNMYNSDPLGLPTSQIKRPDPDPLEPIHYSCTHWANHFCDMHRSNGNLYYEKHNQQHQIALSFLRKYFLYWLEALGLIECIEDGVTSILRLENLPRKMPARNLLTELTSLMGGPRTLRKLKDAIKARLSPSRQVSTQKSLDHLLPNFQLFKLVQDAQRFVQQNSSIIAYNPLQVYASALIFSPSNSIIRKLFETEEPKWLKVKPNVDRNWTNCLRTISHRNMTVDSVAFFAKDYLASASWDGKLRFLNATTGSERYTVDNGYDTRCIAFSADGRYLAAGFGTLSINIWDVTTGKKQQTFQSEKQTDEDYRGWVVSVAFSIDGRYLAWGATDGFIRIWDVISSEEKQILEGHRGCINSVAFSTRHHLASGSYDGTVKIWDVTGKEHHTLKGHKYSVRSVAFSADGQYLASGSADVIKIWDAITGKEKRTVKININDKGRISMTFSTDCQYLAFASHETIKIWNMTTGKEHQTLQGRSVFWSIAFSTNCYYLAAGQNDHSVTIWEMTGGKERHISDNYKINSVVLSADGNYLASGGNNRVIRIWDTTTGKERQTLKGHSGLILSVAFSVDGRYLASVSWDNTIQIWDAITGKRQRSIGNISPPFHCSISFSQDGCYLALGLIRNIAIWDVETGKLYQTIKTGGSDSSLLTFSADGRYLASAADGTNPHAHESDDMAIRIWEIETGKEQYILQGHSKSVTAIAFSPDNRYLASGSTDGTINVWNIRTGAVLQITKKETLIRTISFDVAASCLRTETDSIYLDMDCLSTVTSRVISPATSSAKDECKNRRVVNITKNGNDVGYGLSLDTRWITWNGHAILRLPHEYRSLKTIVRPLSTSTSTQSPMKDVVIALGSLSGRVVIMRVPGSGPYSML; encoded by the exons ATGGAACAACAGCAGGGGCGCCACCTTTCCGGTAACCATCTTCACGATAACCATCTTCACAATAACCATTTTCACGATAACAATACAATCCACCAAGGCGATGTTGTTCATAACCACTGGTCCagagagcaagaagacgCAAAGGCCCAGTGTCTATCGGACTTGCGAATAACAGATCCCCGCGACGATAAACTTCGCATAGAGAGTACAAAGGGCGGTTTACTTGAAGGTTCATACAGCTGGATCTTCGAACACAGTGATTTCCAACAATGGCACGACAACAAAGACCGCCCTCTGCTCTGGATAAAGGGCGACCCCGGCAAGGGCAAGACGATGCTCCTCTGTGGAATTATCAACCAGTTGTCCAAGCAACGCAGTCCCAAGACATTAATCACCTATTCTTTCTGCCAGGCTGACGATTCGGACACCAATAGCGCGACTGCGGTGCTTCGACGTTTGATCTATTTGGCCATAGACGAGCAGCCACAGCTCATCTCCCATATACAAAGCCAATACAGGCACGGAAAGAAGACCATTTTTGAAGACATCAATGCTTGGACTGCATTGTCTAAAATCTTCTCAGCTATACTTAATGACACAAGCTTAGACCAGAGCTTTGTTATTATTGACGCACTCGATGAATGCGCAACAGATTTATGGAAGCTCCTTGACTTCATCAACACAAAATCCACTCTATTTCCTCAAGTAAAGTGGGTCGTATCGAGCCGCAATTGGccagagattgaagaaagtTTCAATTCTTCTGCAAATCAGCAAACAAGGCTATGCCTAGAACTCAATGACAAGTCTATCACTACGGCTGTTGATATATACATCAAGCATCAAGTTGAACGGTTGAAGCTTAGGAAAAAAATTTCAAAAGAAATACAGCGCACTCTCTTACACGAATTATCCACCAAATCTAACAACACCTTCCTTTGGGTTTCCCTGGTCTGTCAGAATCTGGAAAAGCCCAACTCGCTTGATATCCTTGAAAAGCTAGATGAATTTCCACCTGGGCTTGATTCGGTATACGAGAGGATGATAAAGCAAATAAATGATTTAGGCGGCATTAACACAAAGTACTGCTTTCAGACCCTTGGCATCATATTGCTTGTATATCGGCCTATTACATTGGTCGAGCTCGGCTGCCTTTTCAAGCGTAACGACGGTAATCCTGCAACTGCTGAATTGATTTCCAATATGATAGCACTTTGCGGCTCGTTCCTAACTATACGAGAAGGAAAGGTCTATATTATACATCAATCGGCGAAAGACTATttaattgctgctgcttctactgGCTCCCAACTTAGCTATGCCGATATCCACAATATTATCTTTGAACAGTCGATCAAAGCCATGTCCGTTATACTAAAACGGAACATGTATAATTCGGACCCCCTTGGACTTCCAACATCTCAGATTAAGCGGCCAGATCCTGATCCTTTGGAACCCATACATTATTCTTGTACACATTGGGCCAACCATTTTTGCGATATGCATCGCAGTAATGGTAATCTTTATTATGAGAAACACAATCAACAGCATCAGATAGCTCTCAGCTTCCTTCGAAAGTATTTTCTATATTGGCTCGAAGCTTTGGGCCTCATTGAATGCATAGAAGACGGGGTCACCTCGATACTAAGACTGGAGAATTTACCACGT AAAATGCCAGCACGCAACTTACTTACGGAGTTAACGTCGTTGATGGGAGGTCCTCGGACTTTAAGGAAATTAAAGGATGCTATCAAA GCCCGTCTGTCGCCAAGCCGTCAAGTATCAACCCAAAAATCGTTGGATCATCTACTGCCCAACTTCCAGTTATTTAAGCTTGTACAAGATGCACAGCGATTTGTCCAGCAGAACAGTTCAATAATTGCATATAACCCTCTCCAGGTTTATGCATCAGCGCTTATATTCAGTCCATCGAATAGCATAATACGCAAATTATTTGAAACTGAAGAACCAAAGTGGCTAAAAGTTAAGCCTAATGTGGATCGCAATTGGACTAATTGTTTGCGAACAATTTCTCACCGTAACATGACGGTTGACTCTGTTGCTTTCTTTGCAAAGGACTATCTTGCTTCAGCGTCATGGGATGGAAAACTAAGGTTCTTGAATGCGACAACAGGCAGCGAACGGTACACAGTTGATAACGGCTATGACACCCGCTGCATCGCTTTTTCAGCAGATGGCCGATACCTCGCAGCTGGCTTTGGAACTCTATCTATAAATATCTGGGATGTTACAACAGGCAAGAAACAGCAAACTTTTCAAAGCGAGAAGCAAACAGATGAAGACTATCGTGGTTGGGTCGTTTCAGTTGCCTTTTCAATAGACGGCCGTTATCTCGCTTGGGGGGCGACTGATGGGTTCATAAGGATCTGGGATGTTATTTCAAGCgaagaaaagcaaatacTCGAGGGTCATAGGGGCTGCATTAATTCAGTCGCCTTTTCAACACGCCATCACCTCGCTTCAGGATCATATGATGGGACTGTAAAAATATGGGATGTAACAGGCAAAGAACATCATACACTCAAGGGCCATAAGTATTCAGTTCGATCAGTTGCTTTCTCAGCGGATGGCCAATACCTGGCCTCTGGATCAGCTGATGTGATCAAAATATGGGATGCAATAACAGGCAAAGAGAAGCGAACCGTTAAAATTAACATTAATGACAAAGGTCGAATTTCCATGACCTTTTCAACCGATTGTCAATATCTCGCCTTTGCAAGCCATGAGACCATCAAAATCTGGAACATGACAACGGGCAAAGAGCACCAAACACTCCAAGGCAGAAGTGTCTTCTGGTCGATTGCCTTCTCGACAAATTGCTATTATCTAGCTGCAGGGCAAAATGATCATTCAGTAACGATCTGGGAAATGACAGGGGGCAAAGAAAGGCATATATCCGataactataaaattaaCTCGGTTGTCCTCTCAGCAGATGGCAATTATCTCGCCTCTGGGGGTAACAATAGGGTTATACGAATATGGGACACAACAACAGGCAAAGAGCGTCAAACGCTCAAGGGCCACAGTGGATTAATTCTATCAGTTGCTTTCTCCGTGGACGGTCGATACCTAGCCTCAGTATCATGGGATAATACCATACAAATATGGGATGCAATAACAGGTAAAAGACAGCGATCAATTGGGAACATTTCTCCTCCTTTCCATTgctctatttctttttcccagGATGGCTGCTATCTTGCTTTAGGCTTGATTCGCAATATAGCCATCTGGGATGTAGAAACGGGCAAACTCTACCAAACAATTAAAACCGGTGGGAGTGATTCCAGCTTGCTTACCTTCTCAGCTGATGGCCGCTACCTTGCCTCAGCGGCAGATGGTACCAATCCTCATGCCCATGAATCCGATGATATGGCTATAAGAATCTGGGAAATAGAAACTGGAAAAGAACAGTATATCCTCCAGGGCCATAGCAAATCGGTTACCGCAATTGCTTTCTCACCAGATAATCGATATCTCGCCTCAGGGTCAACAGATGGGACTATCAACGTTTGGAATATAAGAACGGGTGCAGTGTTGCAAATAACTAAGAAAGAGACTTTGATACGCACCATATCATTTGATGTTGCAGCTTCATGTCTGCGTACTGAAACAGATTCTATATATCTCGACATGGATTGTCTTTCTACAGTTACGTCTCGAGTTATATCTCCAGCTACCAGTTCGGCCAAAGATGAATGCAAAAATCGGCGTGTTGTTAATATCACTAAGAATGGAAATGATGTAGGCTACGGCCTAAGTCTTGATACACGCTGGATTACCTGGAACGGCCATGCTATACTGCGGCTTCCGCATGAATACCGGTCTCTCAAAACCATTGTGCGGCCTTTATCGACTTCTACATCAACACAATCACCAATGAAGGACGTGGTCATTGCTCTAGGATCTCTTTCTGGAAGAGTAGTGATAATGAGGGTGCCGGGCTCAGGACCATACTCAATGTTGTAA
- a CDS encoding uncharacterized protein (SECRETED:SignalP(1-21)~CAZy:GH5), whose protein sequence is MINNKAALLFAAYAGVSGVAAQQQTTWGQCGGQGYSGPTSCVSGAACSTINPYYAQCIPATGIITSTTTRATSATSTLKSTTASASSTPPPSNGSGTQFAGINIAGFDFSCSTDGTCNVSGAYPPLKNYDGANNYPDGVGQMQHFVKDDGFNIFRLPVGWQYLVNATLGATLNPTNLGYYDQLVQGCLDTGAYCIIDIHNYARWNTGIIGQGGPTNAQFVNLWTQIATKYASEPKIWFGVMNEPHDVNITTWAATVQLVVTAIRNAGATSQYISLPGTDWQSAGSIITDGGVAALGAITNPDGSKTNLIFDVHKYLDSDNSGTNSVCVTDNVDSAFAPLATWLRSNNRKAILTETGGGNTPSCEQYLCQQIQYLNQNADVYMGYVGWAAGSFDPGYPLAETPVQNADGSWTDQPLVSLCLAR, encoded by the coding sequence ATGATTAACAAcaaggcggcgctgctgtttgCAGCCTATGCTGGAGTGAGTGGTGTTGCGGCACAGCAGCAGACCACCTGGGGACAATGTGGAGGACAAGGCTATTCAGGCCCGACAAGTTGTGTTTCTGGAGCGGCCTGCTCAACAATTAATCCTTACTATGCCCAGTGTATACCTGCTACCGGCATAAtcaccagcaccaccaccagaGCTACATCAGCTACATCAACACTAAAATCAACCACAGCCTCGGCATCAAGTACGCCTCCGCCGTCCAATGGCTCAGGCACCCAGTTTGCCGGTATCAACATTGCAGGATTCGACTTTAGTTGCTCCACTGACGGAACTTGCAATGTGAGCGGTGCCTACCCACCGCTGAAGAACTACGACGGCGCAAACAACTATCCAGATGGCGTTGGGCAGATGCAGCATTTCGTCAAAGACGACGGATTCAACATCTTCCGTCTTCCCGTCGGCTGGCAGTATCTAGTCAATGCTACTCTTGGCGCCACTCTCAACCCTACCAATCTGGGTTACTATGATCAACTTGTCCAGGGATGCCTGGATACGGGTGCATACTGCATCATTGACATTCACAACTATGCCCGCTGGAACACTGGAATCATTGGCCAAGGCGGTCCTACAAACGCCCAGTTTGTTAACCTTTGGACCCAAATAGCCACCAAGTACGCCTCAGAGCCAAAGATTTGGTTCGGCGTCATGAATGAGCCCCACGATGTCAACATCACCACCTGGGCCGCCACCGTGCAGCTTGTTGTTACCGCAATCCGCAATGCGGGTGCTACCTCACAGTACATCTCACTTCCTGGTACTGACTGGCAGTCTGCTGGAAGCATCATTACTGATGGTGGTGTCGCGGCTCTGGGTGCCATCACCAACCCTGATGGCTCAAAGACCAACCTCATTTTCGATGTGCACAAGTACTTGGATTCCGACAACTCTGGCACCAACTCGGTGTGTGTTACGGACAATGTCGATTCCGCATTTGCGCCACTGGCTACCTGGCTTCGTTCGAATAACCGCAAGGCCATTTTGACTGAGACCGGCGGCGGCAATACTCCATCGTGTGAACAGTATCTTTGCCAGCAGATCCAGTACCTCAACCAGAATGCCGATGTTTACATGGGATACGTTGGCTGGGCTGCCGGTTCGTTTGATCCCGGCTACCCATTGGCAGAGACGCCGGTCCAGAATGCAGATGGCAGCTGGACTGATCAGCCTTTGGTATCGCTTTGCCTTGCTCGATGA
- a CDS encoding uncharacterized protein (EggNog:ENOG41) — protein MERLYIIGCLNKIVASLRLYAAITLIFHRLRILRAYLVIPTQPVIRRETPHLLQMSWLCRNPEPDASDRGLLKFSQGQSEAFSIRKDEDGCDTETTRVLESKTSSTEAIVYTCRTAESWDDDMALTVTFLPETMTTNALWFGCNLKERDVHGHLLTDSAIITGKLRNFDG, from the exons ATGGAGCGATTATATATTATAGGATGTCTCAACAAGATTGTCGCAAGCCTTAGGCTTTATGCAGCAATCACCTTGATCTTCCACCGACTTCGAATTCTGCGAGCGTATTTGGTCATTCCGACGCAACCTGTTATCCGCCGCGAAACACCGCATTTGCTACAGATGTCTTGGCTTTGCCGCAATCCCGAGCCTGATGCCAGCGACAGAGGTCTGCTCAAGTTTTCTCAGGGACAAAGCGAAGCATTCAGTAttagaaaagatgaagatgggtgCGATACTGAA ACGACGCGTGTTCTGGAGAGTAAGACGTCTAGTACTGAGGCAATAG TATATACATGCAGAACGGCTGAAAGCTGGGACGACGATATGGCGTTAACTGTAACGTTTCTTCCAGAGACGATGACAACTAATGCGCTCTGGTTTGGCTGCAATTTGAAGGAGCGGGATGTCCACGGGCATTTACTGACAGACTCTGCCATTATTACTGGCAAGTTGCGTAATTTCGATGGATAA
- a CDS encoding uncharacterized protein (EggNog:ENOG41): MSSQPVPKYHIAPNFSIPPIEAGGILQLGSIIANVESADDEPINKSCHVRIPQAELFCGHQKRFTAKRSWMERGDYGVWAKFIGIGGIGGELNWAPERSTEDVYHFRSLDTIYFNPAYTYMEESMQQQDVKDYFVGSGNNHVYMVTGLKTARGPSVRMHNSFKFKASGELSLNGSANLPVEFGPRFNTSKDTRWDHGFEGSTDFIIGIRVRKLMYKKHWLTRIQNTLLAKEHNKGATMVDDDMEKRVDKIIDFDDDAGSQFERRTECIDGDVNEILWVIG; the protein is encoded by the coding sequence ATGTCAAGCCAGCCAGTTCCTAAATACCATATCGCCCCCAATTTCTCTATACCACCAATTGAAGCAGGAGGTATCCTACAGCTAGGCTCAATTATCGCCAATGTGGAAAGTGCAGACGACGAGCCGATTAACAAGAGCTGCCATGTACGTATTCCGCAAGCTGAGCTATTCTGCGGTCATCAAAAAAGGTTCACGGCAAAAAGGTCGTGGATGGAGAGAGGTGACTACGGCGTGTGGGCGAAATTTATCGGCATAGGTGGCATAGGAGGCGAACTGAACTGGGCGCCTGAAAGATCTACTGAGGATGTCTACCACTTTCGGAGTCTGGATACTATATATTTCAACCCagcatatacatacatggaGGAAAGCATGCAACAACAAGATGTGAAGGATTACTTCGTCGGCTCTGGTAATAATCACGTCTATATGGTCACTGGCCTTAAAACTGCCAGAGGTCCATCAGTGAGGATGCATAATAGCTTCAAGTTCAAAGCTTCGGGAGAGTTAAGTTTGAATGGGTCAGCAAACTTGCCTGTTGAATTCGGACCCAGGTTCAATACCTCCAAAGATACAAGATGGGATCATGGCTTTGAGGGCTCTACCGATTTTATTATTGGCATCCGCGTCAGGAAGCTCATGTACAAAAAGCATTGGCTGACTCGTATACAAAACACATTGCTCGCTAAAGAGCACAACAAGGGTGCAACAATGGTCGACGATGATATGGAGAAACGTGTTGATAAAATTATCGATTTCGATGACGATGCAGGCAGCCAGTTTGAAAGGAGAACAGAATGTATTGACGGCGACGTAAATGAAATACTATGGGTAATTGGTTAA
- a CDS encoding uncharacterized protein (EggNog:ENOG41~MEROPS:MER0013656) → MLLGTCDDDWIHTSFVCSSTTMLSEKRPKHRVRAHLASVESCSQVKRSCFNETTIRKDYTARFEPYGLSIEHMSSMTLDHHLEHQQKHHPISRNPIIRLDLVSRKVVGLLLACSLFRLCGSPWIQHGFERESIYLFPHPSPNSILRHWCPHISCNLGPLTSPTSLSEEVAALGVLILELEANRPAGWTDDDEDYETETKSNRARLSRILKQWKGDVTNSYYEIGLACLSFDSLVENFEHPDIDKELKKFTILYKCIVNPLFQKLVSDFPVAANLFEGTSGLAIPAREQKAATSSSVVLYDDSESSEPDFKSQYAKELIDKLETSFLGRIKILRENPESVSLARALEGIKIPERIRIAVLDTGIDTTDMMIRSASGSRIKGKRSWVGSNNNFEDEYGHGTHVTRLLLKMAPAAEIFVAKITTNKTVDVKDMERIAEAIDCAVKEWKVHIISMSFGFEKKNQAIEAAIGRASQADILMFAAASNEGGNKKTRSRPGLSQKVICIHACDGKGNKGAMNPNPERDKYNFSALGVAVPSIWKKKLVYKSGTSFATPIAAAFAANILEFANFKCKLGEEDKKLLYRQDGMQAVFRAMSIPRDNYNYLQPEYLWDDDDDNIARKIQSILDEQ, encoded by the exons ATGCTCCTCGGGACCTGCGATGATGATTGGATACATACAAGTTTCGTTTg CTCATCGACGACCATGTTATCGGAAAAAAGACCAAAGCACAGGGTGCGTGCGCATTTGGCGAGCGTCGAATCTTGCAGTCAAGTGAAACGTAGCTGCTTCAACGAAACTACAATTCGCAAAGACTACACCGCTAGATTTGAGCCGTACGGCCTATCTATCGAACATATGTCATCAATGACGCTAGATCACCACCTTGAACATCAGCAAAAACATCATCCTATAAGTCGAAATCCTATAATCAGACTTGATCTGGTCAGTCGAAAGGTagttgggcttcttcttgcgtGTTCGTTGTTTAGACTATGCGGCAGCCCTTGGATTCAACACGGATTTGAAAGAGAAAGTATATATCTCTTTCCGCATCCATCTCCTAACAGCATATTACGTCATTGGTGTCCGCATATTTCTTGCAACTTGGGTCCTCTTACCAGTCCAACATCACTCTCGGAGGAGGTCGCTGCCCTTGGAGTCCTGATCCTTGAGCTTGAGGCCAATCGCCCAGCAGGTTGgactgatgatgacgaagattATGAAACAGAAACTAAGTCTAATAGAGCTCGTTTGTCTCGAATTCTGAAGCAATGGAAGGGCGACGTTACTAATTCCTACTATGAAAttggcttggcttgcttGTCTTTCGACAGCCTTGTCGAGAATTTTGAGCATCCTGACATCGATAAAGAGTTAAAGAAATTTACAATTTTGTACAAGTGCATTGTAAATCCACTCTTTCAAAAGCTCGTGTCCGACTTTCCCGTCGCCGCAAATCTTTTCGAAGGTACCTCTGGTCTTGCTATTCCGGCCAGAGAGCAGAAGGCCGCAACTTCGAGTTCCGTTGTGTTGTATGATGACTCGGAATCATCTGAGCCTGACTTCAA GTCCCAATACGCTAAGGAATTAATAGACAAATTAGAAACTAGCTTTCTTGGAAGAATCAAAATCCTCCGAGAAAATCCTGAATCAGTCAGTCTCGCAAGAGCTTTGGAAGGAATTAAAATTCCTGAGCGTATTCGAATTGCGGTGCTTGACACAGGAATTGATACCACCGACATGATGATTAGATCCGCTAGTGGATCTAGAATTAAGGGCAAGAGAAGTTGGGTTGGATCAAATAATAATTTTGAAGACGAATATGGCCATGGAACACATGTTACCCGCCTCTTGCTTAAGATGGCCCCGGCTGCAGAAATTTTCGTTGCCAAAATTACGACCAATAAGACAGTAGACGTGAAAGACATGGAGAGGATTGCTGAG GCTATTGACTGTGCAGTGAAGGAATGGAAAGTGCACATCATATCAATGTCTTTCGGcttcgagaagaagaatcaagCTATCGAAGCAGCCATTGGAAGAGCTTCCCAGGCTGACATTTTGATGTTTGCGGCGGCCTCTAATGAAGGAGGCAATAAAAAGACTCGCTCTCGTCCTGGCCTAAGCCAAAAAGTTATTTGCATACATGCCTGTGACGGCAAGGGGAACAAAGGAGCCATGAATCCTAATCCAGAAAGGGATAAGTACAATTTTAGTGCTCTTGGTGTTGCCGTCCCATCAAtttggaagaaaaaactCGTTTATAAATCTGGCACTTCATTTGCTACACCTATAGCGGCAGCCTTTGCCGCAAATATTTTGGAATTTGCAAACTTCAAATGTAAACTTGGAGAGGAAGATAAAAAACTACTTTATAGGCAAGACGGAATGCAGGCAGTGTTTCGTGCTATGTCAATACCTCGAGACAATTACAACTATCTGCAACCCGAGTACTTatgggatgatgatgatgataataTAGCTAGGAAAATCCAAAGTATATTAGACGAACAATAA